A genomic window from Flavobacterium sp. I3-2 includes:
- a CDS encoding acyltransferase has protein sequence MKHKLILFYSWFIRTLFYFIPDLPFTMRTRGWFYGLAMKKCGKDFQVTNNALLKGLHNFSLGNNVFIGNNTVIMGSGELIIEDQVMIAPNSVIVIGNHTSINNSFRYGPIRKGKVILKKGSWIGANCSIAIGTILPENSVLGANSFISKPFDKANSLYAGTPAKFIKEL, from the coding sequence ATGAAGCATAAATTAATATTATTCTATTCTTGGTTTATTAGGACCTTATTTTATTTTATTCCCGATTTACCTTTTACAATGAGAACTAGAGGTTGGTTCTATGGTTTAGCTATGAAAAAATGTGGCAAAGATTTTCAAGTAACAAATAATGCTTTATTAAAAGGTTTACATAATTTTAGTTTAGGAAATAATGTTTTTATTGGAAATAATACTGTTATTATGGGTAGTGGTGAGTTAATAATAGAAGATCAAGTTATGATAGCACCTAATTCTGTAATAGTAATTGGTAATCATACCTCAATAAATAATTCATTTAGATATGGTCCAATAAGAAAAGGTAAAGTAATATTAAAGAAAGGAAGTTGGATTGGAGCAAATTGTTCAATAGCAATTGGTACAATATTACCTGAAAATTCAGTATTAGGCGCGAATAGTTTTATTAGTAAACCTTTTGATAAAGCAAATAGTTTATATGCGGGTACACCTGCGAAATTTATAAAAGAGTTATAA
- a CDS encoding acyltransferase produces MKKFLRKIVDKLSFIKNKKKATLKGKGQKFYRSTQITLIDSSKKEDVVIESNARIHGKIVSSNGGKVFIGKYAHLGPNSKIACINSVYIGAYTGVGSNVSIVDNNYHPVNPEDRKFMRQTPEGSFYRKWKHSESKAIFIGENVWIGENSRILKGVTIGNNSIVAANTVVTKDVPENAIVAGNPGKIVKTDINNLPRKFND; encoded by the coding sequence ATGAAAAAATTTCTAAGAAAAATAGTCGATAAATTATCATTTATTAAAAACAAGAAAAAAGCTACCTTAAAAGGAAAAGGACAAAAGTTTTATCGTTCAACTCAAATTACTTTAATTGATTCATCTAAAAAAGAGGATGTTGTAATAGAGTCTAATGCACGTATACATGGTAAAATTGTTTCTAGTAATGGAGGTAAAGTTTTTATTGGAAAATATGCCCATTTAGGTCCTAACTCAAAAATAGCATGTATAAATTCTGTATATATTGGAGCTTATACTGGTGTTGGATCAAATGTATCTATTGTTGATAATAACTATCACCCAGTAAATCCTGAAGATAGAAAATTTATGAGACAAACACCAGAAGGTTCTTTCTATAGGAAATGGAAGCATTCTGAAAGTAAAGCAATCTTTATTGGAGAAAATGTCTGGATTGGAGAAAATTCTAGAATTTTAAAAGGAGTAACAATAGGTAATAATTCTATTGTAGCTGCTAATACAGTGGTTACAAAAGATGTACCTGAAAATGCAATTGTAGCCGGAAACCCTGGTAAGATAGTAAAAACAGATATTAATAATTTACCAAGAAAATTTAATGACTAA
- a CDS encoding transferase has translation MKQFILYGFGGHGRVVKDAIEKNGASVIHIFDQEHPYDASMFPDIELIIAIGNNEVRKNIAAEIVHPLGIVIHPMASIAQEVTIGKGTVILANAVIQTGSTIGDNCIINANTTIDHDAIIEDFVSIYAGAYIGGGAKITEGKTIEPNAVIKRNTFF, from the coding sequence ATGAAACAGTTTATTCTATATGGTTTTGGAGGTCATGGAAGAGTTGTAAAAGATGCGATTGAAAAAAATGGAGCTTCGGTAATCCATATTTTTGATCAAGAACATCCTTACGATGCCTCTATGTTTCCAGATATTGAACTAATTATTGCGATAGGGAATAATGAAGTTCGAAAAAATATTGCTGCTGAAATAGTTCATCCATTAGGAATTGTTATTCATCCTATGGCATCAATTGCACAGGAAGTAACAATAGGCAAAGGGACAGTTATTTTAGCAAATGCGGTCATACAAACAGGGAGTACTATCGGTGATAATTGCATTATAAACGCAAACACTACAATAGATCATGATGCAATAATAGAAGATTTTGTTAGTATTTATGCAGGTGCTTACATTGGTGGAGGTGCTAAAATAACTGAAGGTAAAACAATTGAGCCAAATGCTGTAATAAAAAGAAACACTTTTTTTTAA
- a CDS encoding phenylacetate--CoA ligase family protein — protein MHSLIFKLGIKSRNPSLLRFYRELVKTDSASLEELKSIQENKFKELIDFAFNYSPYYKKKLNDLNIVRDDINSVDDLVKLPILEKDELRDNAEAINSTFKFNKVIVSETSGTSGQPLKFIKDEEWDSMNRASMYRGYSWYGVNPWDKNGYFWGYNISGKDQFKIKLLDVLQNRFRIFSYNENEIIKFTKKLKSADYIEGYSSMIYEVAKRINSIEGIQKPKKIKLIKGTSEKIYDNYHSETIKAFGSKIRSEYGAAEAGLIAFECPEGYMHINSENVIVEEINGEIVVTNLMSKSFPIIRYKLGDKITLAQDNFKCKCGRHHPVILDVLGRVGKNIIGYQNSYPSLTFYYVFKNLALNHDIILNYQAIQNERGVIILKIEQESPESKDLLTIELRKYFGSDISFEINFGAKLHTMEGKLKDFITTL, from the coding sequence ATGCATTCATTAATTTTCAAACTTGGTATTAAATCAAGAAACCCAAGTTTGCTTCGTTTTTATAGAGAATTAGTAAAAACAGATTCAGCCTCTCTTGAAGAGTTAAAATCAATACAAGAAAATAAGTTTAAAGAATTAATTGATTTTGCTTTTAACTATTCTCCTTATTATAAAAAGAAGTTAAATGACTTGAATATCGTAAGAGATGATATTAATTCAGTAGATGATTTAGTTAAGTTACCTATTCTTGAAAAAGATGAATTGAGAGATAATGCAGAAGCTATAAATAGTACATTTAAGTTTAATAAAGTAATTGTTTCTGAAACATCTGGGACTTCGGGTCAGCCACTTAAATTTATAAAGGATGAAGAATGGGATTCAATGAATCGAGCATCCATGTATAGAGGCTATTCATGGTATGGAGTTAATCCTTGGGATAAAAATGGATATTTTTGGGGATATAATATTTCGGGTAAAGATCAATTTAAAATCAAATTATTAGATGTACTTCAAAATCGATTTAGAATATTTTCGTACAATGAGAACGAAATAATTAAATTTACAAAAAAACTTAAATCAGCTGATTATATCGAAGGTTACTCATCAATGATTTATGAGGTTGCTAAACGTATTAATTCAATTGAAGGTATTCAAAAACCTAAAAAAATTAAATTAATAAAAGGGACTTCAGAAAAAATCTATGATAATTACCATTCAGAAACAATAAAAGCATTTGGTTCTAAAATAAGAAGTGAATACGGTGCAGCTGAAGCTGGATTAATAGCTTTTGAATGTCCAGAAGGCTACATGCACATAAATAGTGAAAATGTAATTGTTGAAGAAATTAACGGTGAGATTGTAGTGACTAATTTGATGTCTAAATCTTTTCCCATAATACGTTATAAATTAGGTGACAAGATTACATTAGCTCAAGATAATTTTAAATGTAAATGCGGTCGACATCATCCTGTAATTTTAGACGTTTTGGGGCGTGTTGGTAAAAATATTATAGGTTATCAAAATAGTTATCCTAGTTTGACTTTTTATTATGTATTTAAGAATTTAGCATTGAATCACGATATAATTTTAAATTATCAAGCGATTCAAAATGAAAGAGGCGTGATTATTTTGAAAATTGAACAAGAATCTCCAGAGTCTAAAGATTTATTGACAATAGAACTTCGTAAGTATTTTGGCAGCGATATTTCATTTGAAATAAATTTCGGTGCTAAACTTCATACAATGGAAGGAAAACTAAAGGATTTTATAACGACATTATAA
- a CDS encoding glycosyltransferase, which produces MSSILLHAWTLHKKDNQYYMPYTHWIYLKEIVKYYDKVCLLSPVNLNLKDETKFESVSMFKNVRIYELPYTEGYIQAIKHFFTYVDAYKTLSKEYDKVYARYPIPFGWLQASFFKNKKRIIHFVGDPTDTIINNPNLSPLKKKIYTTFFKPEHLMFMKASKHATVFTNGFHLTERLKKYDIKALPLVSSTLNDEDFFFEEKKINQLSPKLIYLGYLRKAKGLDTLITSFKFLQENIPNASLTIVGHGEMEEELKVMIDNQNIKNVIFKGHIDNRKELNSILRSNDIFAFASLSEGSPRVILEAMANGLAVVSTPVGSLPTTFTDGKEILFADFNNPKMFVDKYLQIINNNNTYNNIRRSSFQKVSNYKIENFLKSIFYEA; this is translated from the coding sequence ATGAGTTCAATTCTATTACATGCATGGACCTTACATAAAAAAGACAATCAATATTATATGCCCTATACACATTGGATATATTTGAAAGAAATTGTTAAATATTATGATAAAGTTTGTTTACTTTCTCCTGTAAATCTTAATTTAAAAGATGAAACTAAATTTGAATCAGTAAGCATGTTTAAAAATGTCAGAATATATGAACTTCCATATACGGAAGGCTATATTCAGGCTATTAAGCATTTCTTTACATATGTTGATGCGTATAAAACTTTGTCTAAAGAATATGATAAAGTTTATGCACGTTACCCTATTCCTTTTGGTTGGCTACAAGCATCTTTTTTTAAAAACAAAAAAAGAATTATTCATTTTGTTGGAGACCCTACAGATACGATAATTAATAATCCAAATCTGTCTCCATTAAAAAAGAAGATTTATACAACTTTTTTCAAACCCGAGCATTTGATGTTTATGAAAGCTTCTAAGCATGCTACCGTATTTACTAACGGTTTTCATTTAACTGAACGGTTAAAAAAATATGATATTAAAGCATTACCTTTAGTATCTTCCACACTGAATGATGAAGATTTCTTTTTTGAAGAAAAAAAAATCAATCAGCTTTCACCTAAATTAATTTATCTGGGTTATTTAAGAAAAGCTAAAGGATTAGATACATTAATTACATCATTTAAATTTCTTCAAGAAAATATTCCTAATGCTTCATTAACAATTGTTGGTCATGGTGAAATGGAAGAAGAGTTAAAAGTGATGATAGATAATCAAAATATCAAAAATGTTATTTTTAAAGGGCATATTGATAATAGAAAGGAATTGAATAGTATTTTACGCAGTAATGATATATTTGCTTTTGCATCTTTATCTGAAGGTTCTCCTAGAGTCATTTTGGAAGCAATGGCAAACGGATTAGCTGTTGTGAGCACTCCTGTTGGTTCTTTACCCACAACGTTTACAGATGGAAAAGAAATCTTATTTGCAGACTTTAACAATCCTAAAATGTTTGTTGATAAATATCTTCAAATAATAAATAATAATAATACCTATAACAATATCAGAAGGTCATCTTTCCAGAAAGTATCAAATTATAAAATCGAAAACTTCTTAAAATCAATTTTCTATGAAGCATAA
- a CDS encoding MraY family glycosyltransferase — translation MNYIIILIVLFVIELIYFKIADKYNIIDKPNERSSHTTITLRGGGVIFYFGALIFFIFSGFQYPYFFLGLTAITVISFLDDIFTLSNRIRLSIHLTSVLLMFYQVGLFELSLWLIPIALILCIGIINAYNFMDGINGITVSNSLAILILLAISNLQINFVDANIIYYTILSCLVFGFYNFRNKAKCFAGDVGSVCIAFIVVFLIALLIIKTQNINYILFLTVYGLDTVLTIVRRLSKKENIFEAHRSHLYQYYANENKSNRLLISSIYGLLQLLIGIIVIYCTRFNLTIQIISSISIIVIFGLIYLYLKYNLIKKHNL, via the coding sequence ATGAATTATATTATAATTTTAATTGTCCTTTTTGTAATTGAACTTATCTATTTCAAGATCGCAGACAAATACAACATTATCGACAAACCAAACGAAAGAAGCTCTCATACAACTATTACACTAAGAGGAGGAGGCGTAATTTTTTATTTTGGAGCATTAATTTTCTTTATTTTTTCTGGCTTTCAATATCCCTATTTTTTTCTTGGTTTAACAGCAATTACTGTCATTAGTTTTTTAGATGATATTTTTACACTATCTAATAGAATCAGATTGTCAATTCATTTAACGTCAGTATTATTGATGTTTTATCAAGTTGGTCTTTTTGAACTGTCTTTGTGGTTAATACCAATTGCGTTGATATTATGTATTGGAATTATAAATGCATATAATTTTATGGATGGTATTAACGGAATTACAGTATCAAATAGTTTGGCTATTTTAATTCTATTAGCTATTTCTAATTTACAAATCAATTTTGTAGATGCTAATATTATTTATTATACCATTCTATCATGTTTAGTTTTTGGGTTTTACAATTTTAGAAATAAGGCAAAATGTTTTGCGGGTGATGTTGGGAGTGTTTGTATTGCTTTCATTGTTGTTTTTTTAATAGCTTTATTGATAATCAAAACTCAGAATATTAATTACATATTATTTTTAACTGTTTATGGACTAGATACTGTATTAACGATTGTTAGAAGATTATCAAAAAAAGAAAATATATTCGAAGCACATCGTTCACATCTGTATCAATATTATGCAAACGAAAATAAGTCAAATAGATTATTGATTTCATCTATATATGGATTGCTACAATTGTTGATTGGTATTATTGTTATTTATTGTACCAGGTTCAATTTAACCATACAGATAATATCTTCAATTTCCATTATTGTAATTTTTGGTTTAATATATTTATATTTAAAATATAATTTGATTAAAAAACATAACTTATAA
- a CDS encoding nucleotide sugar dehydrogenase: protein MNTQHKIAVIGLGYVGLPLARLFATKFPVVGFDINQKRIGELNNGNDFTLEVSDEVLQAVLVKENPFATDTNGLYCSHNLTDIETANVYVVTVPTPVDKNNRPDLTPLYKSSETVAKVLKKGDIVIYESTVYPGVTEEECIPVLERVSGLKFNEDFFAGYSPERINPGDKEHTVEKILKVTSGSTPAIGEVVNNLYKEVIVAGTHLAPCIKVAEAAKVIENSQRDINIAFVNELAKIFNLLDIDTHAVLEAAGTKWNFLPFKPGLVGGHCIGVDPYYLAQKAQEAGYHPEIILAGRRLNDSMGEYVASQVIKTMIKKKINVCGARVLNLGITFKENCPDVRNTKAVDVIHALQDYGVEVVTYDPWANPAEVMHEYNLSCHSELVEESIQNDSKTKYDAIVLTVAHKEFTDLDLNQFLKEGGVVYDVKGILTEADNRL, encoded by the coding sequence CGTTTGTTTGCAACTAAATTTCCAGTGGTTGGTTTTGACATCAATCAAAAACGTATTGGTGAATTAAATAATGGAAATGATTTTACATTAGAAGTTTCAGATGAAGTTTTACAGGCTGTTTTAGTAAAAGAAAATCCTTTCGCAACGGATACAAACGGATTGTACTGTTCTCATAATTTAACTGATATCGAAACGGCAAATGTTTATGTAGTAACCGTTCCAACACCTGTAGATAAAAACAACCGTCCAGATTTAACACCGTTATACAAATCTTCAGAAACGGTTGCTAAAGTTTTGAAAAAAGGAGATATTGTGATTTATGAATCAACGGTTTATCCAGGAGTTACGGAAGAAGAATGTATTCCTGTTTTAGAACGCGTTTCAGGTCTGAAATTTAACGAAGATTTCTTTGCAGGTTATTCACCAGAACGTATCAACCCAGGTGACAAAGAACATACGGTTGAAAAAATACTAAAAGTTACTTCTGGTTCTACTCCAGCAATTGGTGAGGTTGTGAATAACTTGTATAAAGAAGTAATTGTTGCAGGAACGCATTTAGCACCATGTATTAAAGTAGCTGAGGCAGCTAAAGTAATCGAAAACTCGCAACGTGATATTAATATTGCTTTTGTAAACGAACTTGCTAAAATTTTCAATTTATTAGACATCGATACTCATGCGGTTTTAGAAGCAGCAGGTACCAAATGGAATTTCTTACCTTTTAAACCAGGTTTAGTAGGTGGACATTGTATTGGTGTAGATCCGTATTACTTAGCGCAAAAAGCACAAGAAGCAGGTTATCACCCAGAAATAATTTTAGCTGGTCGTCGTTTAAATGATTCTATGGGAGAGTATGTAGCTTCTCAGGTGATTAAAACCATGATCAAGAAAAAAATCAACGTATGTGGTGCACGTGTATTAAATTTAGGAATTACTTTTAAAGAAAATTGTCCAGATGTTCGTAATACCAAAGCGGTAGATGTAATACATGCCTTACAAGATTATGGCGTAGAAGTAGTAACGTATGATCCATGGGCTAACCCAGCCGAAGTAATGCATGAGTATAACCTATCTTGTCATTCTGAGCTTGTCGAAGAATCTATACAAAACGATTCAAAAACGAAATACGATGCCATCGTATTAACCGTAGCACATAAAGAATTTACAGATTTAGATTTAAACCAATTCTTAAAAGAGGGCGGTGTTGTTTATGATGTAAAAGGGATTTTAACTGAGGCTGATAATAGATTATAA
- a CDS encoding glycosyltransferase family 2 protein: MKVSIITPVYNASLFLEETARSVIGQTYQDWEWMLVNDCSTDNSWEIMQKLAEKDNRIKIFNNPINLKSGKTRNFAIKNASGRFIAFLDADDKWHKEKLAIQIPFMLKNDYHFSHTSYGYLNEYGKKIKSTFHVSPIVNYKHLLKRTEISCLTAVYDSDKIGKYYMSEHARKQDYALWLSILKSGVNCYGIDQELAYYRQVNNSATSKKYKLILKHISFLKDTQGFSYPKALYYTSYWMINGFIRYFIK; this comes from the coding sequence ATGAAAGTTTCTATAATTACACCTGTTTATAATGCTTCTCTTTTTTTAGAAGAAACTGCTAGATCTGTAATAGGGCAAACGTATCAAGATTGGGAATGGATGTTAGTTAATGATTGTTCTACTGATAATTCTTGGGAAATTATGCAAAAGTTAGCAGAAAAAGATAATCGAATTAAAATTTTTAATAACCCAATAAATCTGAAATCTGGTAAAACTAGAAATTTTGCAATTAAAAATGCTTCAGGCCGTTTTATAGCTTTTTTGGATGCAGATGATAAGTGGCACAAAGAAAAGTTAGCCATACAAATACCTTTTATGTTAAAAAATGATTATCATTTTAGTCATACATCTTATGGTTATTTGAATGAATACGGAAAAAAAATAAAATCAACTTTCCATGTAAGTCCTATAGTTAATTATAAACATCTTTTAAAGAGAACTGAAATTAGTTGTTTAACTGCTGTTTATGATTCCGATAAAATTGGTAAATATTATATGTCTGAACATGCCCGTAAACAAGATTATGCACTTTGGTTATCAATCCTTAAATCCGGTGTTAATTGCTATGGCATTGATCAAGAATTAGCTTATTATCGTCAAGTTAATAATTCAGCAACAAGTAAAAAGTATAAGCTTATTCTTAAACATATTTCTTTTCTAAAAGATACGCAAGGTTTCAGTTATCCAAAGGCTTTATATTACACTTCTTATTGGATGATTAATGGTTTTATTAGATATTTTATTAAATAA
- a CDS encoding O-antigen ligase family protein gives MTNFILYLFSFFLGFGLFDPFGTNGLYFDVLTILSLVSILFRNGFSFITNRFDLPTKLLFLIALLLFFSAFLYGVSYSEFLPINFKFISAVIIFWFFSIEFSKSPEFAFKCLLIFSISCGLISLGYVLGIFNSQFEILNGRLRIFGENPNSISSRMAISFIILFYNFLINPLKLNKINLVFLSLLPTLVFFTIDTGSRGSLLILVLSIFVIVFLSNIKKVLKISLLILSLIFMFFMFVYLQDSDIMSRFQNEGLTDSRDELWTNALIIFSDNLLIGVGEEGYKLELSILSNRVLDTHNLIIYFLVTGGLITTSVFLYFLILIFKKAYFQIRLKNSLPMIFFVFFFFLMNKTGGIITYLIMWYFLAYINSFNYKKNSIS, from the coding sequence ATGACTAATTTTATTTTATATTTATTTTCTTTTTTTTTAGGATTTGGTTTGTTCGATCCGTTTGGTACTAATGGTTTGTATTTTGATGTTTTAACGATATTATCTTTGGTTTCAATTTTATTTAGAAATGGGTTTTCTTTTATTACGAATCGTTTTGATTTACCAACTAAATTACTTTTTCTTATAGCTTTATTATTATTTTTTAGTGCTTTTTTATATGGTGTATCATATTCTGAATTTCTACCTATTAATTTTAAGTTTATATCTGCTGTAATTATTTTTTGGTTCTTTTCAATAGAATTTTCAAAATCTCCTGAATTTGCTTTTAAATGTTTATTAATATTTTCAATTTCATGTGGATTAATCTCTTTAGGATATGTCTTAGGTATTTTTAATTCTCAATTTGAAATACTAAATGGACGACTGCGAATATTTGGAGAAAATCCGAATTCTATAAGTTCTAGGATGGCTATTTCTTTTATTATTTTGTTCTATAACTTTCTAATAAATCCACTAAAATTAAATAAAATTAATTTAGTTTTTTTGTCACTTTTGCCAACCTTAGTTTTTTTTACTATTGACACAGGATCTAGAGGTTCGTTATTAATTTTGGTATTGTCTATATTCGTAATTGTTTTTTTATCGAATATAAAAAAAGTATTAAAAATATCTTTATTAATTTTAAGTTTAATATTTATGTTTTTTATGTTTGTCTATTTGCAAGATTCAGATATTATGTCTCGTTTTCAAAATGAAGGATTGACAGATTCTCGTGACGAATTATGGACAAATGCATTAATTATTTTTTCTGATAATTTATTAATAGGTGTAGGTGAGGAAGGCTATAAACTTGAACTTTCAATATTATCAAATAGAGTTTTAGATACTCATAATTTGATTATTTATTTTCTAGTTACTGGTGGCTTGATAACTACTAGTGTTTTTTTGTATTTTTTGATATTAATTTTTAAAAAAGCATATTTTCAGATAAGATTAAAAAATTCTTTACCAATGATTTTTTTTGTTTTCTTTTTTTTCTTAATGAATAAGACAGGTGGAATCATTACTTATTTGATTATGTGGTATTTCTTGGCATATATTAATTCATTTAATTATAAAAAAAATTCTATTTCATGA
- a CDS encoding MATE family efflux transporter — translation MLQSHRVLVNTIALYFRIIINSIVVLFSTRIALEELGVDSFGLYNLVAGVITLLSFFSGALTVSTQRFLSFAIGENDIKKLNKVFNLSLAVHFGLSFIVIILFKLLQPFLFDGFLNIQEKDIENAVTVYNVMIFSCAVTIFTIPFNAVINAREEMWFSSISDIISILLKLFAAIMLFYIINDKLIVYSYLMVFAIIIGSLINILWCKFRYNECKLNFKLQEGDILLFKEMFSFAGWNTLGSLAVVCRNQGVAVVLNIFFGTFVNAAYGVANQLNSLVITFASTLTTVFTPMIVKSKGANDHDKMIFVSVFSSKVSFLLSSFIAIPVLLHTEFILNHWLKVIPGGTINFCKAIIITFLIMQLYPGITRAIYAAGKIKWYQISISILLILNVPIGYLLFSLGFAPVAILYTMILVQFLTLLTTIYFAKKIINLNVKEFLINSVLKAFILFLGVYSLGEILQKTLQINKYLNFITTSVFLAIIYISIFYIFIFNDKEKALLVNLFTSLKNIINEKISKKNSR, via the coding sequence ATGTTACAATCACATAGAGTTTTAGTAAATACTATAGCACTTTATTTTAGAATTATAATAAATTCTATTGTAGTTTTATTTTCAACTAGAATTGCTTTAGAAGAATTAGGAGTAGATTCATTTGGATTGTATAATTTAGTTGCTGGAGTAATCACTTTGTTGTCATTTTTTTCTGGCGCTCTAACTGTTTCAACGCAAAGATTCCTTTCGTTTGCAATTGGTGAGAATGATATAAAAAAGCTTAATAAGGTATTTAATTTAAGTTTAGCTGTTCATTTCGGATTAAGTTTTATAGTTATTATTTTATTTAAATTATTACAACCTTTTTTATTTGATGGTTTTTTAAATATTCAAGAAAAAGATATTGAAAATGCAGTAACTGTTTATAACGTAATGATATTTTCTTGTGCTGTTACCATTTTTACTATCCCTTTTAACGCAGTAATTAATGCAAGAGAAGAAATGTGGTTTTCTTCAATATCAGATATTATTTCAATTTTGTTGAAACTTTTTGCTGCAATAATGTTGTTTTATATAATAAATGATAAACTGATTGTATATAGTTATTTGATGGTTTTTGCAATTATCATTGGTTCCTTGATAAACATTTTATGGTGTAAATTTAGATATAATGAATGCAAATTAAATTTTAAACTTCAAGAAGGTGATATACTACTTTTTAAAGAGATGTTTAGTTTTGCAGGATGGAATACTTTAGGTTCACTTGCAGTTGTTTGTAGAAATCAGGGAGTAGCAGTAGTATTAAATATTTTCTTTGGTACATTTGTTAATGCAGCTTACGGTGTAGCGAATCAATTGAATTCTTTAGTAATTACTTTTGCTAGTACTTTAACGACTGTTTTTACACCAATGATTGTTAAATCTAAAGGTGCTAATGATCATGACAAGATGATATTTGTTTCAGTTTTTTCTTCAAAAGTGTCTTTTCTGTTGTCAAGTTTTATTGCTATACCTGTATTATTACATACAGAATTCATATTAAATCATTGGTTAAAAGTAATTCCAGGTGGGACAATAAATTTTTGTAAGGCTATTATTATTACTTTTTTAATTATGCAATTATACCCTGGCATTACAAGAGCAATATATGCTGCAGGAAAAATAAAATGGTATCAGATTTCGATTTCTATTTTATTAATTTTGAATGTACCAATTGGTTATTTATTATTTAGTTTAGGTTTTGCACCTGTTGCTATTTTGTATACAATGATTTTAGTACAGTTTTTAACATTACTTACAACGATATATTTTGCTAAAAAAATAATTAATTTGAATGTAAAAGAATTTCTTATTAATTCAGTTTTAAAAGCATTTATTCTTTTTCTTGGGGTTTATAGTTTAGGAGAAATATTACAAAAAACACTTCAAATTAATAAATATTTAAATTTTATAACTACTTCTGTTTTTCTTGCTATTATTTATATAAGTATTTTTTATATTTTTATATTTAATGACAAAGAAAAGGCACTTCTAGTAAATTTATTTACTAGTTTAAAAAATATAATTAATGAAAAAATTTCTAAGAAAAATAGTCGATAA